GGCCGGCGTGAACAGCCAGGCCACGGCGCCTGCCAGCACCGCGACGGTCAACCCGGCGGTCACCCGCCGCCACCAGGGGGCCATCCTCTCCCTCCCCGGCCAGGAACGTCCTGCCAAGGCCATGGTAGCCCGCGGTTAGCGCCGTGCCAAGCCGCCCGGCGGTGCCAGCGGCGGGCAGGTCGCCGGACCCGCCGCGAGTCCGACCCGCATCCCGTTCAGCGGCCTCATCGTCCGGATCGCAGGGCGGCGGTGATGACCCGCACGTTGTGGCGCATCATGCCGAGGTACGTCTCCGCGCCGCTGCCCGGCGGCCCCACCGAGTCGGCGTAGAGGCGACCGCCGATGGGTACGCCCGCCTGGGCCGCCAGTTCTTCCATCAGCTTGGGGTTGATGGTCGACTCGACGAAGGCCGGGACGCCGTAGCGCCGCAGGTTCCCCATCAGGCGGGCCAGGTCGGCCGCCGACGGCTCCTCTTCGGTGCTGATGCCCCAGACGGTGTCCACCACCCGCAGTCCGTAGCGCCGGCCGAAGTACCGGTAGGCGTCGTGGGTGGTGACCAGGAGCCGCCGCTCCGGGGGCACCGCCGCCACCTGCCGCGCGATCCAGCGGTCCAGCTCCGCCAGCTCCGCCCGGTACCGGTCGGCCTGCCGCCGGTAGAAGGCGGCGCCCGCGGGGTCGATCCCGATCAGGGCGTCGCGGATCACGTCCACGTAGCCCATCACCCGCACCGGGTCCATCCACAGGTGGGGATCGGCGCGGCCGGGATCGCCGGGCCAGGGCAGGGGATCGGCATCCACGGCCTCCGCGACCCGCACGACCCGGGGAAGCGCCCGGCGGTCCGGGCGTGCGTCCAGCAGGCGCTCGGCCCAGAGGTCGAGCCCGTACCCGTTGAGCAACACCAGGTGGGCGCGGTGCACGGCCAGGGCGTCCCGCGGCACGGGCTCGTAGCTGTGCGGGTCCTGGCCGGGGGCCAGCAGGCTGTGGACCCGTACCCGCGGCCCGCCCACCTGGGTGGCGAGGTCCGCCAGGATCGTGGTGCTGGCCACCACCAGCGGCCGCGGATCCCCGGGGCCGGCGATCTGCGCCCTCCAGCCGCGACCGGCGGCGAGCACCGCGGCGAAGGCCATCAGCACCAGCAGCAGGATCACCGGCAGGGCCCGGGGGAGGCGGCGCAGGACCCGGTCCACGGCGCGGGGGGTCGAGGCGCCGGCCCCATGGGCCGGCGGGGGGCGGCCTGCCCCACGCCGCGGGGCCGCGATGCCCCGTGCCCGGACGAGCACGGGTCGCGTCCCTCGGCGGGCAGGGCGTACCCCGTCCGCCGGCCGGTGCCCCTCATGGCCGCTTCACCGGGCCGTCGGCACCGTCGCCCGGCCGCGTCGACCCTTCGCCGGGGGGATCCCCGTCGTCGGCCGTCCCCACCGTCCCCGCCGCCCCCGCCGCCCCACTGGGCGGCCCCTCGTCCGAGGCGCGCTGCGCCCCCTCGGCAGGCGCCGCGTCCACCGGGGCGACGTAGAGACAGCCCGCCTCCCGGTCGCCCAGCCAGAGGGTGGAGCCGGGCCCGGCGGGTGCGCCGGCCCCCGGCTGCCCGTCGCCTGCGTCCCGCGGCCGCACCTGGAGCCGGATGCGCCCTGCCTCCCGCCCCAGCACCCGGACCCGGGCGCCCGGCACCAGGCCGCTGCGGCGGAGCCGGGCCAGGAGGTGCGAGTCCTCGTCGTCCACCCGGACCACCACGGCCTCCCGACCCGCCGGGATTCGATCCAGGCCGACCGGCCGGGGCCCCGCCTCCCCCGGGACCTCGCCCGCCGCGGTCGGGATCGGCGCCCCGTGGGGATCCCGCGCGGGATGGCCCAGGGCCTCGGCCATCTCCTCCGCCAGGTGGGGCGGCGTGGCGTGCTCCAGCTGGTGGGCGACCTCGTGGACGTCCTCCCACGCCATGCCCGCCACGTCCGTCAGGTACCGCTCCCAGAGGCGGTGGGTGCGAATGAGCCGGCGCGCCTCCCGCACCCCCGCCGCCGTCAGGCGGGCGCCCCCGGGGACCCCCATGCCGAGCCCGGCGAGCCGGCCGAAGCGGCCGAGCCGGCGGACGCTTGCCAGTCCCCCGGCGCGGCGGGCACCGGGCCGGGGGCGGTCGCCGGCCTCCCACGTTGCCAGTCCGCGGGCCACTAGGCGAGCCAGGGCCCCGTGCACCTCGCGCCGGGAGAGACCCGTCCAGGCCACCAGGGCCTCCACTGCCACGGGCGCAGCCGACCTGCCGTCCGCCGCGCCCTCCTCGGTGCCCAGCTCGTGGAGCGCCTTGAGCACGTCCTCCGCCGCCACCACTCGCGCCAGGCGACGACGCTCCAGGGTGCGGGCGAGCAGCCCCTGTTCCGGCGCCAGGACCAGCGCCACGGCGAACGCCCCCATGGCCACCAGCACCATGGCCGGTCCCGAGGCCACGTTGAGGTAGAACGAGAGGTAGAGCCCCGTGATGGCGGCCACGACGCCGAGCCCCACCGCCAGCCCGATCATCGCCGGGAAGCGTCGCACGAGGAGATACGCCGTGGCCGGCGGTGTCACCAGCATGGCCAGGGCCAGGACCACCCCGACGGCCTGCAGGGCGGCGACCAGCGTCGCCGAGACGAGCAGCATCATCAGGTAGTGCAGGGCGCGGGTGGGCAGGCCCGCCACCTCGGCGGTCAGGGGATCGAAGGCCCACAGCTGCAGCTCCTTGAAGAGCAGCAGGACCAGCCCCACGGCGGCCGCGGCCACCCCGACCATCAGCACCAGGTCCGTCCGCGACACGCCGAGCACGTTGCCGAACAGGATGTGGAACACGTCCACGCTGCTGCGGGCGCGGCTCAGGATGGCGAGACCCGCGGCGAAGGCGCCGAGGAACAGCAATCCCGTCGCCGCGTCGGACTTGAGGCGGGTGTTGCGCTCGAGGAAGCCGATGCCGACCGCCGTCAGGAGGGC
The sequence above is drawn from the Thermaerobacter sp. FW80 genome and encodes:
- a CDS encoding metal ABC transporter solute-binding protein, Zn/Mn family, which translates into the protein MDRVLRRLPRALPVILLLVLMAFAAVLAAGRGWRAQIAGPGDPRPLVVASTTILADLATQVGGPRVRVHSLLAPGQDPHSYEPVPRDALAVHRAHLVLLNGYGLDLWAERLLDARPDRRALPRVVRVAEAVDADPLPWPGDPGRADPHLWMDPVRVMGYVDVIRDALIGIDPAGAAFYRRQADRYRAELAELDRWIARQVAAVPPERRLLVTTHDAYRYFGRRYGLRVVDTVWGISTEEEPSAADLARLMGNLRRYGVPAFVESTINPKLMEELAAQAGVPIGGRLYADSVGPPGSGAETYLGMMRHNVRVITAALRSGR
- a CDS encoding metal ABC transporter permease, whose amino-acid sequence is MSGEPGWLGILVEPLRYPFMVRALLAGVLVAVAGAVTGSFLLVRRWSLLGDAISHAVLPGVAVAYLLGWPYFTGALASALLTAVGIGFLERNTRLKSDAATGLLFLGAFAAGLAILSRARSSVDVFHILFGNVLGVSRTDLVLMVGVAAAAVGLVLLLFKELQLWAFDPLTAEVAGLPTRALHYLMMLLVSATLVAALQAVGVVLALAMLVTPPATAYLLVRRFPAMIGLAVGLGVVAAITGLYLSFYLNVASGPAMVLVAMGAFAVALVLAPEQGLLARTLERRRLARVVAAEDVLKALHELGTEEGAADGRSAAPVAVEALVAWTGLSRREVHGALARLVARGLATWEAGDRPRPGARRAGGLASVRRLGRFGRLAGLGMGVPGGARLTAAGVREARRLIRTHRLWERYLTDVAGMAWEDVHEVAHQLEHATPPHLAEEMAEALGHPARDPHGAPIPTAAGEVPGEAGPRPVGLDRIPAGREAVVVRVDDEDSHLLARLRRSGLVPGARVRVLGREAGRIRLQVRPRDAGDGQPGAGAPAGPGSTLWLGDREAGCLYVAPVDAAPAEGAQRASDEGPPSGAAGAAGTVGTADDGDPPGEGSTRPGDGADGPVKRP